From the genome of Bordetella sp. H567, one region includes:
- a CDS encoding hydantoinase B/oxoprolinase family protein: MKWQFWVDRGGTFTDIVGRQPDGTTTTIKMLSENPEQYRDAAVAGIRRLLGLAPGQPVPADQVDCVKMGTTVATNALLERKGERTLLVTTRGFRDGLRIAYQNRPRLFDRNVVLPEMLYDGVIEAGERIGADGEVVTPLDEAALRRDLQARYDEGIRAVAIVFMHAWREPRHEQRAAALAREIGYTQVSASHEVSPLIKFVSRGDTTVVDAYLSPILMRYVEQVASELPGIRLMFMQSSGGLTDAHRFRGKDAILSGPAGGIVGMVRTSELAGFKQVIGFDMGGTSTDVSHYAGEFEREFETRVAGVRMRAPMMSIHTVAAGGGSILHFDGARLRVGPDSAGANPGPACYRRGGPLAVTDCNVLLGKIQPDFFPRVFGPKADQPLDRAAAEQGFTAMAARVKAEAGRDMTPEQLAEGFLEIAVGNMAEAIKRISVQRGHDVTEYALTVFGGAGGQHACLVADALGMTTVFAHPLAGVLSAYGMGLADQTEMRQKTIEKVLDDALVSVLSQELDALAGDAVAELRRQHVAPEAIAVQRRLHLKYRGTDTALDVPFTSAAQARADFEAAYRQRYSFLMPGRELVVETISVEATGGGEPVAEAAIPARRAGPLAPRRKVRMYSGGAWHDTPLYVRDDMTPGDLVDGPAIISEKNQTTVVEPGWRAELTQRDHLVLRRVQARPQRRAVGTQADPVMLEVFNNLFMSIAEQMGYRLQNTAYSVNIKERLDFSCAIFDDQGNLIANAPHMPVHLGSMGESIRTVMHANAGRMKPGDAYVVNDPYHGGTHLPDVTIITPVFDRAGREILFYVGSRGHHADIGGTTPGSMPPDSRTVEDEGVLFTNFQLVRDGEFREREARDILGSGKWPARNPDQNIADMRAQIAANEKGVQELLRMCEHFGLDVVRAYMGHVQDNAEEAVRRVISVLKDGSYEYPLDNGAVIRVAVRVNQAARSAVVDFTGTSPQLDNNFNAPGAIAVAAVLYVFRTLVDDEIPLNAGGLKPLEIIVPQGSMLRPNPPASVVAGNVETSMCIVNALYGALGVLAASQGTMNNLTFGNARYQYYETISGGTGAGPLRIDAPTDTSQGFDGQSVVQAHMTNSRLTDPEVLELRFPVRLESYEIRHGSGGKGRYRGGDGGIRKLRFLEPMTAAILSNNRRYAPFGLQGGEPGQVGRNYVQRADGRIQPLGPQDSTDLNAGDIFVVETPGGGGFGKI, from the coding sequence ATGAAGTGGCAATTCTGGGTAGACCGTGGCGGCACGTTCACGGATATCGTGGGACGGCAGCCGGACGGCACCACCACCACCATCAAGATGCTTTCCGAGAACCCGGAGCAATACCGCGACGCGGCCGTCGCCGGTATCCGCAGGCTGCTGGGCCTGGCGCCCGGCCAGCCCGTACCGGCCGACCAGGTGGACTGCGTCAAGATGGGAACCACGGTGGCGACCAACGCGCTGCTGGAACGCAAGGGCGAACGTACGCTGCTGGTGACCACGCGCGGCTTTCGCGACGGCCTGCGCATCGCGTACCAGAACCGCCCGCGCCTGTTCGACCGCAACGTCGTGCTGCCGGAAATGCTGTATGACGGCGTCATCGAGGCCGGCGAACGCATCGGCGCGGACGGCGAAGTCGTCACGCCGCTGGACGAGGCGGCGCTGCGACGGGATCTGCAGGCCCGCTACGATGAAGGTATCCGTGCCGTCGCCATCGTGTTCATGCATGCATGGCGCGAGCCCCGGCACGAACAGCGCGCCGCCGCGCTGGCACGTGAAATCGGATATACGCAGGTGTCGGCATCGCACGAGGTCAGCCCCCTGATCAAATTCGTATCGCGTGGCGATACCACGGTGGTCGATGCCTATCTCTCGCCCATCCTGATGCGCTACGTGGAGCAGGTGGCCAGCGAACTGCCTGGTATCCGCTTGATGTTCATGCAGTCCAGCGGTGGCCTGACGGACGCGCATCGCTTCCGGGGCAAGGACGCCATCCTGTCGGGACCGGCCGGCGGCATCGTCGGCATGGTGCGCACCAGCGAACTGGCGGGCTTCAAGCAGGTCATCGGCTTCGACATGGGCGGTACGTCCACGGACGTGTCGCATTACGCAGGCGAATTCGAACGGGAGTTCGAAACCCGGGTGGCCGGCGTGCGCATGCGCGCGCCCATGATGAGTATCCACACCGTGGCCGCCGGCGGCGGGTCCATCCTGCATTTCGACGGCGCGCGCCTGCGCGTCGGGCCGGACTCGGCGGGGGCCAACCCCGGCCCGGCATGCTACCGGCGCGGCGGTCCATTGGCGGTGACGGACTGCAACGTGCTGCTGGGCAAGATCCAGCCGGATTTCTTCCCGCGGGTGTTCGGGCCGAAGGCTGACCAGCCGCTGGACCGCGCCGCCGCGGAGCAGGGATTCACCGCCATGGCGGCTCGCGTCAAGGCCGAGGCCGGCCGCGATATGACGCCCGAGCAACTGGCCGAAGGCTTCCTGGAAATCGCCGTGGGCAATATGGCCGAGGCGATCAAGCGCATTTCGGTGCAGCGCGGCCATGACGTGACCGAATACGCGCTTACCGTCTTCGGCGGCGCGGGCGGCCAGCATGCCTGCCTGGTGGCCGACGCCCTGGGCATGACAACCGTCTTTGCCCATCCCTTGGCGGGCGTGCTCTCGGCCTATGGCATGGGCCTGGCGGACCAGACCGAGATGCGCCAGAAGACGATCGAAAAAGTGCTGGACGATGCGCTGGTGAGCGTCCTGTCGCAAGAGCTGGACGCGCTGGCCGGCGACGCCGTCGCCGAACTGCGGCGCCAGCACGTGGCGCCGGAGGCGATCGCGGTACAGCGTCGCCTGCACCTGAAGTATCGCGGCACCGATACCGCGCTGGACGTGCCGTTCACCTCGGCCGCGCAGGCGCGGGCCGATTTCGAGGCGGCGTACCGGCAGCGTTATTCCTTCCTGATGCCGGGCCGCGAACTCGTCGTGGAAACCATTTCGGTGGAAGCCACCGGCGGCGGCGAACCGGTGGCGGAAGCCGCGATCCCCGCGCGCCGCGCGGGGCCGCTGGCGCCGCGCCGCAAGGTGCGCATGTATAGCGGGGGCGCCTGGCACGATACGCCGCTGTACGTGCGTGACGATATGACGCCAGGCGACCTGGTGGACGGTCCCGCCATCATCTCCGAAAAGAACCAGACCACCGTGGTGGAACCCGGTTGGCGCGCCGAACTGACGCAGCGCGACCATCTGGTGCTGCGCCGGGTACAGGCGCGCCCGCAACGGCGAGCGGTGGGCACCCAAGCCGATCCGGTCATGCTGGAGGTTTTCAACAATCTCTTCATGTCCATCGCGGAGCAGATGGGCTACCGGCTGCAGAACACCGCGTACTCGGTCAATATCAAGGAACGCCTGGATTTCTCCTGCGCCATTTTCGACGACCAGGGCAACCTGATCGCCAATGCGCCCCATATGCCGGTGCACCTGGGCTCCATGGGCGAATCCATCCGGACGGTGATGCACGCGAATGCGGGGCGGATGAAGCCCGGCGATGCCTACGTCGTCAACGATCCCTATCATGGCGGCACGCATCTGCCGGACGTGACCATCATTACACCCGTATTCGACCGCGCGGGACGCGAGATCCTGTTCTACGTGGGGTCGCGCGGGCATCACGCGGACATCGGCGGCACCACGCCGGGCTCGATGCCGCCCGATTCGCGTACCGTGGAAGACGAGGGCGTTCTTTTTACGAATTTTCAACTGGTGCGGGACGGCGAATTCCGTGAACGGGAGGCGCGCGACATCCTGGGCTCGGGCAAATGGCCGGCGCGCAATCCCGACCAGAACATCGCCGACATGCGGGCGCAGATCGCCGCCAACGAAAAGGGCGTGCAGGAGCTGCTGCGCATGTGCGAGCACTTCGGCCTGGACGTCGTGCGCGCCTACATGGGGCACGTGCAGGACAACGCGGAAGAGGCCGTGCGGCGTGTGATCTCGGTGCTGAAGGACGGCAGCTACGAATACCCGCTGGATAATGGCGCGGTGATCCGCGTTGCCGTCCGCGTGAATCAGGCCGCCCGCAGTGCCGTGGTCGATTTCACCGGCACGTCGCCGCAGCTGGACAACAACTTCAATGCCCCGGGCGCCATCGCGGTCGCGGCCGTCCTGTATGTCTTCCGCACGCTGGTGGATGACGAAATCCCCTTGAACGCCGGGGGGCTGAAGCCGCTCGAAATCATCGTGCCGCAGGGCTCGATGCTGCGGCCCAACCCGCCCGCCTCGGTGGTGGCGGGCAACGTCGAGACGTCCATGTGCATCGTCAACGCGCTCTATGGCGCGCTAGGCGTGCTGGCGGCCAGCCAGGGCACCATGAACAACCTGACGTTCGGCAATGCCCGCTACCAGTACTACGAGACCATCTCGGGCGGTACCGGCGCGGGTCCCTTGCGCATCGATGCGCCCACCGATACCAGCCAGGGCTTCGATGGGCAGTCGGTGGTGCAGGCGCATATGACGAACTCGCGCCTGACTGACCCGGAGGTCCTGGAATTGCGCTTCCCGGTGCGCCTGGAATCCTATGAAATCCGCCACGGCTCCGGCGGCAAGGGCCGTTATCGCGGCGGCGACGGCGGCATCCGCAAGCTGCGTTTCCTGGAGCCCATGACGGCGGCGATCCTGTCGAACAACCGCCGCTACGCCCCTTTCGGCCTGCAGGGCGGCGAACCGGGGCAGGTCGGCCGCAATTATGTACAGCGCGCGGATGGCCGCATCCAGCCCTTGGGCCCGCAGGACAGCACTGACCTGAACGCCGGAGATATCTTCGTCGTCGAGACGCCAGGAGGAGGAGGTTTCGGAAAAATTTAA
- a CDS encoding winged helix DNA-binding protein, which produces MSVSHDSRPPIAASSHLVSDRAPDLSSVEFGLMIAGHAFNRWIVRCMAAAGLPDLTSIDVIVLHHVYHRQRGKKLADICFTLNIEDTHIVNYSLKKLERLGVVQGQRSGKEVVYSVTPKGGDVIARYVQVRERCLIDGLPAASSGLEFSQDLANLLRGLSGVYDQAARAATSL; this is translated from the coding sequence ATGAGCGTCTCTCACGACTCCAGGCCGCCCATCGCGGCGTCCTCGCATCTTGTCTCGGACCGCGCGCCGGATCTTTCCTCGGTCGAGTTCGGCCTGATGATCGCCGGCCACGCCTTCAACCGCTGGATCGTTCGCTGCATGGCGGCGGCGGGCCTGCCGGACCTGACGTCCATCGACGTGATCGTCCTGCATCACGTGTACCACCGGCAGCGTGGGAAAAAGCTGGCGGACATCTGCTTCACGCTGAATATCGAGGACACCCACATCGTCAACTACTCCCTGAAAAAGCTGGAGCGCCTGGGCGTGGTCCAGGGCCAGCGCAGCGGCAAGGAAGTGGTCTATTCGGTCACCCCGAAGGGAGGCGATGTCATTGCCCGCTATGTCCAGGTACGCGAGCGCTGCCTGATCGACGGGCTGCCCGCGGCCAGCAGCGGGCTGGAGTTTTCGCAGGATCTCGCCAATCTGCTGCGGGGCCTGTCGGGCGTGTATGACCAGGCCGCCCGCGCGGCCACGTCGCTCTAG
- a CDS encoding ankyrin repeat domain-containing protein, with product MKDQYLKKPRYVVALGAAALVSLAVPGVSRAADPANAPVIVANDRADDIRALLAQGWNPNTRIKGQPAIMQAVRDGAWHVYDVLAADRRTDVNAANDHDETPLMYLAIQGQTQRARALIARGAKVNRLGWTPLHYAASKGQMDIAKLLLAHEAIVNAPGPDGTTPLMMAGLSGSREMVDFLLKAGADPTMRNLQGLDAAAWAASAQHQELATALTQAAVKHEAQLRGTAGGGATPTVPASAPTEAPAGQGAAGLPPVAPPASAPTADPRPPQPTLKGVEGVQLDPNAGAKPQ from the coding sequence ATGAAAGATCAATATCTCAAGAAACCGCGCTATGTCGTCGCCTTGGGCGCCGCCGCGCTCGTCTCCCTGGCCGTGCCCGGCGTGTCGCGGGCCGCGGATCCTGCCAACGCGCCGGTTATCGTTGCGAACGACCGGGCGGACGATATACGCGCGCTGCTGGCCCAGGGCTGGAATCCGAATACCCGCATCAAGGGGCAGCCGGCGATCATGCAAGCCGTGCGAGACGGTGCCTGGCACGTGTACGACGTGCTGGCCGCCGACCGCCGTACGGACGTCAACGCTGCCAACGACCACGACGAAACGCCGTTGATGTACCTGGCGATCCAGGGGCAGACCCAGCGGGCACGCGCCCTGATCGCGCGCGGCGCGAAGGTCAACCGGCTGGGATGGACGCCGCTGCATTACGCCGCGTCGAAAGGGCAGATGGATATCGCCAAGCTGCTGCTGGCGCACGAGGCCATTGTCAATGCGCCCGGGCCGGACGGCACCACGCCGCTGATGATGGCGGGCCTGTCCGGCAGCCGCGAGATGGTGGATTTCCTGCTGAAGGCCGGCGCCGATCCAACCATGCGCAACCTGCAGGGCCTGGACGCGGCCGCCTGGGCCGCCTCGGCCCAGCACCAGGAGCTGGCGACGGCCCTGACGCAGGCCGCGGTGAAGCACGAGGCCCAATTGCGCGGCACGGCGGGCGGTGGCGCAACGCCTACCGTTCCGGCATCCGCGCCTACTGAAGCGCCCGCTGGGCAAGGAGCGGCCGGCCTGCCGCCTGTCGCGCCGCCGGCAAGCGCCCCCACGGCAGATCCGCGTCCGCCGCAGCCCACGCTGAAGGGCGTGGAAGGCGTACAACTGGATCCCAACGCGGGCGCCAAGCCGCAGTAA